One stretch of Bombus pascuorum chromosome 14, iyBomPasc1.1, whole genome shotgun sequence DNA includes these proteins:
- the LOC132914328 gene encoding cuticle protein 19-like gives MPKFQILCLLCATIAVSHAVVLSGYDGGHGISYADYEGLEGYSGSAVQYEGHAVLPTVAVPVHAVSASPVQVAATLDHGSHGYDHHADHEHDYYAHPKYTFNYGVHDPHTGDVKTQHEVRDGDVVHGSYSVNEPDGSVRIVEYTADDHNGFNAVVKKVGPAIHPKPIPVAKYVAPAYYNSYEEYEKHHY, from the exons ATGCCGAAG tttcagATTCTATGCCTTTTATGTGCAACGATCGCAGTCAGCCACGCAGTGGTTTTAAGCGGTTACGACGGCGGTCATGGAATCTCATACGCGGATTACGAGGGTCTCGAAGGATACTCAGGATCCGCTGTTCAATACGAAGGACACGCGGTTCTACCAACAGTAGCGGTTCCGGTTCACGCGGTTTCCGCCTCACCTGTTCAAGTTGCAGCGACCCTCGATCATGGATCTCACGGATACGATCATCATGCTGATCACGAACACGATTACTAC GCTCATCCAAAATACACCTTCAACTATGGCGTTCACGATCCTCACACAGGGGATGTGAAGACTCAGCACGAAGTTCGCGATGGTGACGTGGTTCACGGATCTTATAGCGTCAACGAGCCTGACGGTAGCGTCAGAATCGTCGAATACACTGCCGACGATCACAATGGTTTCAACGCGGTGGTTAAGAAAGTCGGACCAGCGATTCACCCTAAACCAATTCCCGTAGCAAAATACGTTGCGCCGGCGTACTACAATAGTTACGAGGAATACGAAAAGCATCATTATTAA